A single window of Asticcacaulis sp. AND118 DNA harbors:
- a CDS encoding aminotransferase produces the protein MTLPPLNPVYAGLGTTIFTTMSALAMETGAINLGQGFPETDGFPEVREAAARALMQASNQYAPMKGQGALLEAVADFYGRTQSLTLDPAKNVLITSGATEALAAAVFSLIAPGDEVIVFEPHYDAYAPLIARAGGVVVRVRLNPPDWRFSEAQLAEAFSPRTRMVMVTTPNNPTTRLIPPEDWALLARFCVAHQACVVSDEVWEQVVFDGARHHGVLNAPELAELGVKIGSAGKLFALTGWKVGFVCASERLVTQMAKAHQFLTFATPPMLQTAVAFGLRLPDSRFAEEAAALQRSRDLLRAGLETEGFQTLPSEGTYFLNIDLPRSGIALDGQSFALRAVQEAGVATIPLEAFCAPGGEPLPVIRLCFAKSDATLNRGIDRLRTARRLLT, from the coding sequence ATGACCTTGCCGCCGCTCAATCCGGTCTATGCCGGGCTTGGCACGACCATCTTCACCACCATGTCGGCGCTGGCCATGGAGACCGGGGCCATCAACCTGGGGCAGGGCTTTCCGGAAACGGACGGCTTCCCGGAGGTGCGCGAAGCCGCCGCCCGCGCGCTGATGCAGGCCTCTAACCAGTACGCGCCGATGAAGGGGCAGGGGGCGCTGCTGGAGGCCGTCGCGGACTTCTATGGCCGTACGCAGAGCCTTACGCTCGATCCCGCCAAAAATGTCCTGATCACTTCCGGCGCGACCGAAGCGCTGGCGGCGGCGGTGTTCTCGCTGATCGCTCCGGGCGACGAAGTCATCGTCTTCGAGCCGCATTACGACGCCTATGCGCCGCTGATCGCGCGCGCAGGGGGCGTGGTGGTACGCGTGCGTCTTAATCCACCGGACTGGCGTTTCAGCGAGGCGCAACTGGCCGAGGCCTTTTCGCCGCGCACCCGCATGGTCATGGTGACGACGCCGAACAACCCCACCACGCGGCTCATTCCGCCGGAAGACTGGGCGCTTCTGGCGCGCTTCTGCGTGGCGCATCAGGCCTGTGTGGTGTCGGACGAGGTGTGGGAGCAGGTGGTGTTCGACGGCGCGCGGCATCACGGCGTGCTCAATGCGCCTGAGCTTGCCGAACTGGGCGTCAAGATCGGCTCGGCGGGCAAGCTGTTTGCGCTCACCGGCTGGAAGGTCGGCTTTGTCTGCGCGTCGGAGCGCCTCGTCACCCAGATGGCCAAGGCGCACCAGTTCCTCACCTTCGCCACGCCACCCATGCTGCAAACGGCGGTCGCTTTCGGACTGCGCCTGCCCGACAGCCGTTTCGCCGAAGAGGCGGCCGCGCTTCAACGCTCGCGCGATCTGCTGCGCGCAGGGCTTGAGACCGAAGGATTCCAGACCCTGCCGTCGGAAGGCACCTACTTCCTCAATATCGATCTCCCGAGGTCGGGCATCGCGCTGGATGGTCAGTCTTTTGCCCTGCGCGCCGTGCAGGAAGCCGGGGTCGCCACCATTCCTCTGGAGGCCTTCTGCGCGCCCGGCGGCGAGCCTCTGCCCGTGATAAGATTATGCTTCGCCAAAAGCGACGCGACGCTCAACCGGGGCATCGACCGTCTGCGCACCGCGCGGCGGCTGTTGACCTAG
- a CDS encoding TonB-dependent receptor encodes MSNTSRSNTGRRFGSKGFYRFAGVSALALLSAGAAFAEDVPAPDPDTAAEVTDVVVTATRRATNVQKIPYNISAVGAAEAERVGIVEIADLARITPGLSFRDVGARDNGSVILRGLSVDPLRVSTGGDNGSVAQYINETPVTNQPRVFDIDHIEVLRGPQGTLYGSGSLGGAIRYIVNDPKMYYDASLGAEVYKIGEAEEGSYKLTGMINLPLVDNKLALRVALQHLDDSGFTDYPMVISGPKTDLDFEKRTTGRASLLWQPTEAFSATASVYYDNAKAGGRTGSNSGFTIKPAYDGVSDNSDPTQWSYPASNYRPYTLGKYEIGQRFEEPESNHYLLSALELKYDFGFAELTSSTSYTKENLLGHRDQTDLLLGLGFGYENYPDFRAFTTEEEDFEATVQELRLVSKSGGAFDYVAGLYYTKEKGYGTSKEFTPGLAQFWGLGRTDDLEYFSTDDSEYTEVAAFGELTWHVSDLWQITGGLRTFELKDDVISCTALPLYDDPFSDDITFSCADGSSKVSKTIYKANTSYQLTPDMMLYGTFSQGFRRGGVNTLPDGAQFGGITEAQRKYIPDTVDNFELGVRSQWFDRTLTLNAALFHIDWQDVQLASLAPGNLPIIANAGKATSDGVEIESEWKATDALSFSFGYAYTKAEIAEDYFNRNEDGDILNTFLKGTALPGTPEHQVSLAVDYDFPALPVGDLSVHADVSHSSKVTTSAELDSLDYRTLDGFTEVNASAMLLPSDGVKVRLYVTNLTNEYAFVASQGPATYGLQGQFLIPVRPRTIGLSISKNF; translated from the coding sequence ATGTCGAACACATCCAGGTCGAACACGGGGCGCCGTTTCGGATCGAAGGGCTTTTATCGTTTTGCGGGCGTTTCCGCCCTGGCGCTGTTGAGCGCCGGAGCGGCCTTTGCCGAGGATGTGCCGGCCCCCGATCCTGATACCGCGGCCGAGGTGACCGACGTCGTGGTGACGGCGACCCGCCGCGCCACCAATGTGCAGAAAATCCCTTACAATATCTCCGCCGTCGGCGCCGCCGAAGCCGAGCGCGTCGGCATAGTCGAAATCGCCGATCTGGCGCGCATCACGCCGGGCCTGAGCTTCCGCGATGTCGGCGCGCGCGATAACGGATCGGTCATCCTGCGCGGTCTTTCGGTCGATCCGCTGCGCGTCTCCACCGGCGGCGATAACGGTTCGGTGGCGCAGTATATCAACGAAACCCCGGTCACCAATCAGCCGCGCGTCTTCGATATAGACCATATCGAAGTGCTGCGCGGCCCGCAGGGCACGCTTTATGGTTCCGGGTCGCTGGGCGGCGCTATCCGCTACATCGTCAACGACCCGAAAATGTATTACGACGCCTCGCTGGGCGCCGAGGTCTACAAGATCGGCGAAGCCGAAGAGGGCTCGTACAAGCTGACCGGCATGATCAACCTGCCGCTGGTCGACAACAAGCTGGCCCTGCGCGTGGCCTTGCAGCACCTCGATGACTCGGGTTTCACCGACTATCCGATGGTTATCAGCGGGCCGAAGACCGACCTCGACTTTGAAAAGCGCACGACGGGGCGCGCCTCGCTCTTGTGGCAGCCGACCGAAGCCTTCTCGGCCACGGCCAGCGTCTATTACGACAATGCCAAGGCCGGCGGCCGCACCGGCTCCAATTCCGGCTTCACCATCAAGCCCGCCTATGACGGCGTATCGGACAATTCCGACCCGACGCAATGGTCCTATCCGGCCTCCAACTACCGTCCGTATACCCTGGGCAAGTACGAGATCGGTCAGCGCTTCGAGGAGCCGGAATCGAACCACTACCTGCTGTCGGCGCTGGAGTTGAAATACGATTTCGGCTTCGCAGAACTGACATCCTCGACCTCCTACACGAAGGAAAACCTGCTGGGGCACCGCGATCAGACCGATCTGCTGCTGGGTCTCGGCTTCGGTTACGAAAACTATCCCGACTTCCGTGCCTTCACCACGGAGGAGGAAGACTTCGAAGCCACGGTGCAGGAACTGCGCCTTGTGTCGAAAAGCGGCGGGGCGTTCGACTACGTCGCCGGCCTCTACTACACCAAGGAAAAGGGCTATGGCACGTCGAAGGAATTCACGCCGGGGCTGGCGCAGTTCTGGGGCCTGGGCCGCACCGACGATCTGGAGTATTTCTCGACCGATGACTCCGAATATACCGAAGTCGCGGCCTTCGGCGAACTGACCTGGCACGTCAGCGACCTGTGGCAAATTACCGGCGGCCTGCGCACTTTCGAACTGAAGGACGACGTGATCTCGTGCACCGCCCTGCCGTTGTATGACGATCCCTTCTCGGACGACATCACCTTCTCCTGCGCCGACGGGTCGTCCAAGGTCAGCAAGACCATCTACAAGGCCAATACCTCGTATCAGTTGACGCCCGACATGATGCTTTACGGCACCTTCTCACAGGGCTTCCGCCGCGGCGGCGTCAACACCCTGCCCGACGGGGCGCAGTTCGGTGGCATCACCGAAGCCCAGCGCAAATATATCCCCGATACGGTCGATAATTTCGAGCTGGGTGTCCGGTCGCAGTGGTTCGACCGCACCTTGACGCTGAACGCCGCCCTGTTCCATATCGACTGGCAGGACGTGCAACTGGCCTCACTGGCACCGGGCAACCTGCCCATCATCGCCAATGCCGGCAAGGCGACCTCCGATGGCGTGGAAATCGAATCCGAATGGAAGGCGACCGACGCCCTGTCCTTCAGCTTCGGCTACGCCTACACCAAGGCCGAAATCGCCGAAGACTATTTCAACCGCAATGAGGACGGCGACATCCTCAACACCTTCCTGAAAGGCACGGCGCTGCCCGGCACGCCGGAGCATCAGGTCAGTCTGGCGGTGGATTATGACTTCCCGGCCCTGCCGGTCGGCGATCTCAGCGTCCATGCCGATGTCAGCCATTCGTCGAAGGTCACGACTTCGGCGGAACTGGATAGCCTCGATTACCGCACGCTGGACGGCTTTACCGAGGTCAATGCCTCGGCCATGCTGCTCCCGTCCGACGGCGTCAAGGTCCGGCTTTACGTCACCAACCTGACCAACGAATACGCCTTCGTCGCGTCGCAGGGACCGGCAACCTATGGTCTGCAGGGGCAGTTCCTGATCCCCGTTCGTCCACGCACCATCGGCCTGTCTATCTCCAAGAACTTCTGA
- a CDS encoding sulfotransferase has product MLRADPDVLLAEALRLRRAGRLTDAIGVARRLTETDPRRLDGWFVWGTSALAAGKLSEAEQVLGEGALRASPEARVRFLVPRARALTALGRAAEAVAVAREALPGVTQATDFNTLSAVLSQANLPEEALPLSEKAVALDPAASDAWNNLGSLYQFLGRMAEAETAYERAIASGPNAAAHLALARVRKWSATDNHVDRLKTVPLIGPLDEARIAYALFKELDDLGRTDEAWEALTRGATVAKAATGGWDAAQETETVAAWQLSFPPRPYGERAGVRGLTPVSPSPGAGAPPSPTGGEGKKPRRLFIVGLPRSGTTLVERILAAHSHVQALGELQTFGLAVKRASQSPTPHLLDADTVRRSADADPAEIAALYDTETAFLWDGRSRVTIDKLPHNHDYCGLIRRAFPDATIVHVRRDPMDSLFGAYRLLFAHAHKWSYALEDLAAHYDHYRRLMAHWQAGDPAIIDLSLETLIASPESEIRRLLSVCGLPFEPACLSPHEAKGAVATASSAQVRKPINAEGVGVWRRYERGLKPLHDRLQALGYIPSST; this is encoded by the coding sequence GTGTTACGCGCAGATCCTGATGTGCTGCTCGCCGAGGCCCTGCGGCTTCGGCGGGCGGGGCGTCTCACGGATGCCATCGGCGTGGCGCGCCGGCTGACCGAGACCGATCCGCGCCGGCTGGATGGCTGGTTCGTCTGGGGTACGAGTGCGCTCGCGGCGGGCAAACTCTCCGAAGCCGAGCAGGTGCTGGGCGAGGGCGCACTTCGTGCGTCACCTGAGGCGCGGGTGCGTTTTCTGGTGCCGCGGGCTCGCGCCCTGACGGCTCTGGGCCGGGCGGCGGAGGCCGTGGCCGTCGCCCGCGAAGCCTTGCCCGGCGTCACGCAGGCAACGGACTTCAACACGCTCAGCGCCGTCCTGTCGCAGGCCAACCTGCCGGAAGAGGCCTTGCCGCTGTCGGAAAAGGCCGTGGCGCTGGACCCGGCGGCGTCCGATGCGTGGAACAATCTCGGCAGCCTGTATCAGTTTCTCGGTCGCATGGCCGAGGCGGAAACGGCCTATGAGCGGGCCATCGCCAGCGGCCCTAATGCCGCCGCGCATCTGGCCCTGGCGCGGGTGCGCAAATGGTCGGCGACGGACAACCACGTCGACCGGTTGAAGACGGTGCCTCTGATCGGTCCGCTCGATGAGGCGCGCATCGCCTACGCCTTGTTCAAGGAGCTGGACGATCTGGGCCGGACGGACGAGGCGTGGGAGGCCCTGACGCGTGGCGCGACGGTGGCGAAGGCGGCCACCGGCGGCTGGGACGCCGCGCAGGAAACCGAAACGGTCGCGGCGTGGCAATTATCATTTCCCCCTCGCCCCTACGGGGAGAGGGCCGGGGTGAGGGGGCTGACACCCGTTTCCCCCTCACCCGGCGCTGGCGCGCCACCCTCTCCCACTGGGGGCGAGGGAAAAAAGCCGCGACGCCTTTTCATCGTTGGTCTCCCGCGCTCCGGCACCACCCTGGTCGAGCGCATACTGGCCGCGCACTCGCACGTGCAGGCGCTGGGCGAACTTCAAACCTTCGGCCTGGCCGTCAAGCGCGCGTCGCAAAGCCCGACGCCGCACCTGCTCGATGCCGATACGGTGCGACGGTCCGCCGACGCCGATCCCGCTGAAATCGCGGCGCTTTACGACACCGAGACCGCCTTCCTGTGGGATGGCAGGAGCCGGGTGACCATCGACAAGCTGCCGCACAATCACGACTATTGCGGCCTGATCCGCCGGGCCTTTCCCGACGCCACCATCGTCCATGTTCGCCGCGACCCGATGGATTCGCTGTTCGGGGCTTACCGCCTGCTGTTCGCCCACGCGCACAAATGGTCCTACGCTCTGGAAGACCTCGCCGCCCATTACGACCACTACCGCCGCCTGATGGCTCACTGGCAGGCGGGCGATCCGGCCATTATCGACCTCTCGCTGGAAACCCTCATCGCCAGCCCGGAAAGCGAGATCCGCCGGCTGCTGAGCGTCTGCGGCCTGCCGTTCGAGCCGGCCTGCCTGTCGCCGCACGAGGCGAAGGGCGCGGTCGCCACGGCCTCCTCGGCACAGGTACGCAAGCCGATCAATGCCGAAGGCGTCGGCGTATGGCGGCGCTATGAGCGCGGACTGAAACCGCTGCACGATCGCTTACAGGCTCTGGGCTATATTCCCTCTTCCACATGA
- a CDS encoding CoA-acylating methylmalonate-semialdehyde dehydrogenase, which translates to MRHIPHFIGGKAVAGTSGRQGDVFDPNTGKVQAQVDLGTPEELNHAVAVAKAAQPGWAALNPQRRARVMFEFKRLLERDMEALANLLASEHGKVVSDARGDIQRGLEVVEFACGIPHLLKGEYTEGAGPGIDVFSMRQPLGVVAGITPFNFPAMIPMWMFAPALATGNAFILKPSERDPSVPVRLAELLLESGLPEGVLNVVHGDKAVVDAILDHPDIRAVSFVGSSDIAQYVYGRGAQNGKRMQCMGGAKNHGIILPDADLDQAVADIMGAAYGSAGERCMALPVVVPVGEDTAERLRPKLVAAAEALRVGVSTDAEAHYGPVVSAAHKARIERYIQMGVDEGAELVLDGRGFRLQGHEEGFFLAPSLFDHVTPSMQTYQDEIFGPVLQMVRARTLEEAIQLPSRHPYGNGVAIFTRNGDAAREFAAQVEVGMVGINVPIPVPVAYHSFGGWKRSGFGDLNQYGMDGVRFYTRTKTVTQKWPKGGGVVDQSFVIPTMG; encoded by the coding sequence ATGCGTCACATTCCTCATTTCATCGGCGGCAAGGCGGTCGCGGGCACGTCCGGCAGGCAGGGCGACGTCTTCGACCCTAATACCGGCAAGGTGCAGGCGCAGGTCGATCTCGGCACGCCGGAGGAACTGAACCACGCCGTCGCGGTGGCCAAGGCCGCGCAACCGGGCTGGGCCGCGCTCAACCCTCAGCGCCGCGCGCGGGTGATGTTCGAGTTCAAACGCCTGCTCGAACGTGACATGGAGGCCTTGGCGAACCTTCTGGCCTCAGAGCACGGCAAGGTCGTGTCCGACGCCAGGGGCGACATTCAGCGCGGGCTTGAGGTCGTCGAATTCGCCTGCGGCATCCCGCACCTGCTGAAGGGCGAATATACCGAAGGGGCGGGGCCGGGCATCGATGTCTTTTCCATGCGTCAGCCGCTGGGCGTCGTCGCCGGCATCACGCCGTTCAACTTCCCGGCCATGATTCCCATGTGGATGTTCGCCCCGGCTCTGGCCACCGGCAACGCCTTTATCCTCAAGCCCTCCGAGCGCGATCCGTCGGTGCCGGTGCGTCTGGCCGAACTGCTGTTGGAGTCCGGCCTGCCCGAAGGCGTGCTCAATGTCGTCCACGGCGACAAGGCCGTGGTCGACGCCATTCTCGACCACCCCGACATCCGCGCGGTGAGCTTCGTCGGCTCCTCCGACATCGCCCAGTACGTCTACGGGCGCGGCGCGCAGAACGGCAAGCGGATGCAGTGCATGGGCGGCGCCAAGAACCACGGCATCATCCTGCCCGACGCCGACCTCGATCAGGCCGTGGCCGACATCATGGGGGCGGCCTACGGCTCGGCCGGCGAGCGCTGCATGGCCCTGCCCGTGGTGGTGCCGGTGGGCGAAGACACGGCCGAACGTTTACGGCCGAAACTGGTCGCCGCGGCCGAGGCCCTGCGCGTCGGCGTCTCCACCGATGCCGAAGCCCATTACGGCCCGGTCGTGTCGGCGGCGCACAAGGCGCGCATCGAACGGTACATCCAGATGGGCGTGGACGAAGGGGCCGAACTGGTCCTCGACGGTCGCGGATTCCGCCTTCAGGGGCATGAGGAGGGCTTCTTTCTGGCCCCCAGCCTGTTCGACCACGTCACGCCGTCGATGCAGACCTATCAGGACGAAATCTTCGGCCCGGTGCTGCAAATGGTGCGCGCCCGGACGCTGGAAGAGGCCATCCAACTGCCGTCGCGCCACCCTTACGGCAATGGCGTAGCCATCTTCACGCGCAATGGCGACGCCGCGCGCGAGTTTGCCGCGCAGGTCGAGGTCGGCATGGTCGGCATCAATGTCCCGATCCCGGTGCCGGTGGCCTATCACAGCTTCGGGGGCTGGAAACGCTCAGGCTTCGGCGACCTCAACCAATACGGTATGGACGGCGTGCGCTTCTATACGCGCACCAAGACGGTGACTCAGAAGTGGCCGAAAGGCGGGGGGGTGGTCGATCAGAGCTTTGTCATCCCGACGATGGGGTAA
- a CDS encoding ATP-binding protein, translating into MADVVTKTLSTEQYVSLLEIEETHFVDLKSADISPAKLTKAVSAFANTSGGEVYICIEEVEGVNGKERIWSGFADQEQANDIFQVIEGVAPLKNGYSAEFLAHDGASGFVLHLTIYKSQDIISASDGTVYVRRSAQSLPVKGDQSLERLRYDKGVKTFEDELLNGVEISEITNSNTIIEFLINALPTAEPEEWLKKQRVLINNRPSVAGVLLYSDNPQAILPKRSAIKILRYQTKSEAGRDFLAFDPVTIEGPIYSLIYDAIDNVKEIIEGIQKIGPSGMESISYPEEALHEILTNAVLHRDYNVAADVQVKIFDNRVEIESPGRLPGHVTIQNITKTQFARNPKIVRLVNKFKNPPNKDVGEGVNTAFEAMGKLRLKEPIIEELDATVKVTLRHESLASPEQMVMEYLLTESEITNSIAREITGIKSENSMKQVFYKLRDSGQLEQHKVAGKKPTWRNPGGRN; encoded by the coding sequence ATGGCTGATGTAGTTACAAAAACCCTGTCTACTGAGCAGTACGTAAGTTTGCTTGAAATTGAAGAAACTCACTTTGTTGATTTGAAAAGTGCGGATATTTCCCCTGCCAAATTGACAAAAGCAGTTTCCGCTTTTGCTAACACGAGTGGTGGAGAGGTGTATATTTGCATTGAGGAAGTAGAGGGCGTTAATGGTAAGGAGCGCATTTGGTCTGGTTTTGCGGATCAAGAGCAAGCAAATGATATATTTCAAGTTATTGAAGGTGTAGCGCCACTTAAGAACGGGTATTCGGCGGAGTTTCTTGCGCATGACGGTGCCTCTGGTTTTGTTTTGCATTTAACTATTTATAAATCGCAAGATATAATTTCAGCATCTGATGGAACAGTTTATGTACGCCGAAGCGCTCAGAGCTTACCTGTAAAAGGGGATCAATCTCTAGAAAGATTGCGTTATGATAAAGGTGTAAAAACTTTTGAGGATGAGCTTCTGAATGGTGTAGAGATATCGGAAATTACAAATTCAAATACTATTATAGAATTTCTTATAAACGCTCTTCCTACAGCCGAGCCTGAGGAATGGCTTAAGAAGCAGCGCGTTTTAATAAATAACAGACCATCAGTAGCAGGAGTATTGTTATATTCAGACAATCCTCAAGCAATATTGCCAAAGCGGTCGGCCATAAAAATCTTAAGGTACCAGACTAAATCTGAGGCAGGAAGGGATTTTCTTGCATTTGATCCTGTCACTATTGAGGGGCCCATTTATTCTCTAATTTATGACGCTATAGACAACGTTAAGGAAATTATTGAGGGGATACAGAAAATCGGACCTTCCGGGATGGAGAGCATAAGTTATCCGGAGGAAGCTCTGCATGAAATACTGACAAATGCTGTGCTGCACAGGGATTACAATGTTGCAGCAGATGTTCAGGTGAAGATATTTGACAATAGAGTCGAAATTGAAAGTCCGGGTCGTTTGCCTGGTCATGTGACTATACAAAATATTACAAAAACGCAGTTTGCTCGAAATCCTAAAATTGTAAGACTTGTTAATAAATTTAAAAATCCGCCGAACAAAGATGTGGGAGAAGGTGTTAACACTGCTTTCGAGGCAATGGGTAAATTGCGTTTGAAAGAACCGATTATTGAAGAACTGGATGCAACTGTTAAGGTTACTTTAAGGCATGAAAGCCTGGCATCTCCAGAACAAATGGTCATGGAATACCTGTTAACCGAATCTGAAATTACAAATTCTATAGCTCGTGAAATAACTGGCATTAAGTCGGAAAATTCAATGAAGCAGGTTTTTTACAAATTGAGAGATAGTGGGCAATTGGAGCAGCATAAAGTTGCGGGTAAGAAGCCTACTTGGAGAAATCCGGGTGGAAGAAATTAG
- a CDS encoding sialate O-acetylesterase, whose protein sequence is MRRRLFVTTLLGLSAAVAGLGWNAAMAGVRLPNILSDHMVLQAGQPVAIWGHADAGEKVTVKIAGQTQRATAGADGRWKVTLKPLKRSAAPMQMTVAGKDKTLTVSDILIGEVWLASGQSNMEKPFRNQPGQKDVFGAEEQLAAADTPQIRLFKIKKARSNTPAADVEGQWIVTTPQSLETSRFSAAAYVFGKRLHTTLNTPVGLIDSTWGGTRIEPWTAPEGMAAVPSLKRYAGVKPGEKVDGSDVSGIYNAMILPIVPYGLKGVIWYQGESNLISGGEFPGAADDYADKMEALIGGWRGVFGQDLAFYYAQLAPHLYHVVRPHQVVSPEGLPLIWEAQTEALRIRNTGMIVTTDLVDDLTDIHPRDKVTVGQRLANLALSKTYGQSDLVLNGPKFRALSVENGQAIVSFGDTGSGLVAKDAKPLTWFQIAGADGVWRPATATIAGHTVIVSSPVVPQPVAVRFAWDEAARPNLMNAEGLPALPFRTK, encoded by the coding sequence ATGCGCAGACGCCTGTTCGTCACCACCCTGCTCGGCTTGAGCGCCGCTGTCGCAGGTCTCGGCTGGAACGCCGCCATGGCCGGGGTGCGGCTGCCGAACATCCTCTCCGATCACATGGTGCTTCAGGCCGGTCAGCCGGTCGCCATATGGGGCCACGCCGACGCCGGTGAAAAGGTCACGGTAAAGATCGCGGGCCAGACGCAGCGCGCCACCGCCGGGGCCGACGGGCGTTGGAAGGTCACGCTGAAGCCCCTGAAACGCTCAGCCGCGCCGATGCAGATGACTGTGGCGGGCAAGGACAAGACCCTCACCGTTTCCGACATTCTGATCGGTGAGGTGTGGCTGGCTTCGGGTCAGTCGAACATGGAAAAGCCTTTCCGCAATCAGCCGGGTCAGAAGGACGTTTTCGGCGCGGAAGAGCAACTGGCCGCCGCCGACACGCCGCAAATCCGCCTGTTCAAGATCAAAAAAGCCCGCTCGAACACCCCCGCCGCCGATGTCGAAGGCCAGTGGATCGTCACCACGCCGCAAAGCCTTGAGACGTCGCGCTTTTCCGCCGCGGCCTATGTGTTCGGCAAGCGCCTGCACACGACGCTGAACACGCCGGTCGGGCTGATCGACTCGACCTGGGGCGGGACGCGCATCGAGCCGTGGACCGCGCCGGAAGGCATGGCCGCCGTGCCGTCGCTGAAACGCTATGCGGGGGTCAAACCGGGTGAAAAGGTCGACGGCTCCGACGTATCGGGCATCTATAACGCCATGATCCTGCCCATCGTGCCCTACGGCCTGAAAGGCGTCATCTGGTATCAGGGCGAGTCCAACCTGATTTCCGGCGGCGAGTTTCCGGGCGCCGCCGACGACTATGCGGACAAGATGGAGGCGCTGATCGGCGGCTGGCGCGGCGTCTTCGGGCAGGACCTTGCCTTTTACTACGCGCAACTCGCCCCGCACCTCTACCACGTGGTGCGCCCGCACCAGGTCGTCTCGCCCGAAGGCCTGCCGCTGATCTGGGAGGCCCAGACCGAGGCCCTGCGCATCAGGAATACCGGCATGATCGTCACCACCGATCTGGTCGATGACCTGACCGACATCCACCCGCGCGACAAGGTCACCGTGGGTCAGCGTCTGGCTAATCTCGCCCTGTCGAAGACCTACGGTCAGAGCGATTTGGTATTGAATGGCCCGAAATTCCGCGCCCTGAGCGTCGAAAACGGCCAGGCGATTGTGAGCTTCGGCGATACGGGCAGCGGGCTTGTGGCCAAAGACGCCAAGCCTCTGACCTGGTTCCAGATTGCCGGCGCGGACGGTGTGTGGAGGCCCGCCACGGCGACCATCGCCGGCCATACGGTCATCGTCTCAAGCCCGGTCGTGCCGCAACCGGTCGCCGTGCGCTTTGCCTGGGACGAAGCAGCCCGCCCCAACCTGATGAACGCCGAAGGCCTGCCCGCCCTGCCCTTCCGGACCAAATAA
- a CDS encoding alpha/beta hydrolase yields the protein MPAFMDRRQLLTAATASALVPVAAFAQDSGAPLAAEGLKVALLPPLESFPIWPKGKMPGAKGVTVKEEWILRNPKDGNPNDTAATHVTDPILMVRRPANPNGAALLMIPGGGYARVAVSRAGGGTDKDFADRGTTVFVMTYRLPADGWGSGPEAPLQDAQRAIRLIRHRAKEFGIDPNRIGVIGFSAGGHLAGWLSESFARDTYAPIDEVDKQPTKPLVTGMFYPVMTMMAPHAHGGSVKNMFPNGGTDEQKRKVSLEFNLPADMPPTFLAHAGDDKVVPAENSLILYQALRAQKTPTELHIFETGGHGLRENGRDHPYMPLFEVFAKRHGLWG from the coding sequence ATGCCCGCCTTCATGGATCGCCGTCAGCTTCTCACCGCCGCCACGGCTTCGGCCTTGGTGCCGGTCGCGGCCTTTGCGCAGGATTCCGGCGCACCGCTCGCCGCCGAAGGCCTGAAGGTGGCGCTTCTGCCGCCGCTGGAAAGCTTCCCCATCTGGCCCAAGGGCAAGATGCCGGGCGCCAAGGGCGTGACGGTCAAGGAAGAGTGGATTCTGCGCAATCCGAAGGACGGCAACCCCAACGACACGGCGGCCACCCACGTCACCGATCCGATCCTGATGGTGCGCCGCCCGGCCAATCCCAACGGCGCGGCCCTTCTGATGATTCCCGGCGGCGGCTATGCCCGCGTGGCGGTGAGCCGCGCCGGCGGCGGCACGGACAAGGATTTTGCCGATCGCGGCACGACGGTCTTCGTCATGACCTATCGTCTGCCGGCCGATGGCTGGGGTTCAGGTCCGGAAGCCCCGCTGCAGGACGCCCAGCGCGCCATTCGCCTGATCCGCCATCGCGCCAAGGAGTTCGGCATCGATCCGAACCGTATCGGCGTCATCGGCTTCTCGGCGGGCGGGCATCTGGCCGGTTGGTTGTCGGAAAGCTTCGCGCGCGACACCTATGCGCCGATCGACGAGGTCGACAAACAGCCGACCAAGCCGCTGGTCACCGGCATGTTCTATCCGGTGATGACCATGATGGCTCCGCACGCTCACGGCGGCTCGGTCAAGAACATGTTCCCCAACGGCGGCACCGACGAGCAGAAGCGGAAGGTGTCGCTGGAGTTTAACCTGCCTGCCGACATGCCGCCGACCTTCCTGGCCCATGCGGGTGACGACAAGGTGGTGCCGGCGGAAAACAGCCTGATCCTTTATCAGGCCTTACGTGCGCAGAAGACGCCGACCGAGCTGCATATTTTCGAAACGGGCGGGCATGGCCTGCGCGAAAACGGCAGGGATCATCCCTACATGCCGCTGTTCGAGGTGTTCGCCAAGCGGCATGGGTTATGGGGCTAG